A genomic segment from Camarhynchus parvulus chromosome 7, STF_HiC, whole genome shotgun sequence encodes:
- the LOC115905520 gene encoding tubulin alpha-5 chain — MRECISVHVGQAGVQMGNTCWELYCLEHGIQPDGQMPSDKTIGGGDDSFTTFFCETGAGKHVPRAIFVDLEPTVIDEVRGGVYRQLFHPEQLITGKEDAANNYARGHYTIGKEIIDQVLDRIRKLADQCTGLQGFLVFHSFGGGTGSGFTSLLMERLSVDYGKKSKLEFSIYPAPQVSTAVVEPYNSILTTHTTLEHSDCAFMVDNEAIYDICRRNLDIERPTYTNLNRLISQIVSSITASLRFDGALNVDLTEFQTNLVPYPRIHFPLATYAPVISAEKAYHEQLSVAEITNSCFEPANQMVKCDPRHGKYMACCLLYRGDVVPKDVNAAIATIKTKRSIQFVDWCPTGFKVGINYQPPTVVPGGDLAKVQRAVCMLSNTTAIAEAWARLDHKFDLMYAKRAFVHWYVGEGMEEGEFSEAREDMAALEKDYEEVGLDSYEDEEEGEE, encoded by the exons ATG cGCGAGTGCATCTCCGTGCACGTCGGCCAGGCCGGCGTCCAGATGGGCAACACGTGCTGGGAGCTGTACTGCCTGGAGCACGGCATCCAGCCCGACGGGCAGATGCCCAGCGACAAAACCATCGGCGGGGGGGACGACTCCTTCACCACCTTCTTCTGTGAGACGGGGGCTGGCAAGCACGTCCCACGGGCCATCTTTGTGGACCTGGAGCCCACCGTGATTG ATGAGGTTCGAGGAGGAGTCTACCGGCAGCTCTTTCACCCCGAGCAGCTGATTACTGGCAAGGAGGATGCTGCCAACAACTACGCCCGTGGGCACTACACCATTGGCAAAGAGATCATTGATCAAGTGCTGGACAGGATCCGTAAGCTG GCTGACCAGTGCACAGGCCTCCAGGGATTCCTGGTGTTTCACAGTTTTGGAGGCGGCACTGGCTCTGGATTCACTTCCCTGTTGATGGAGCGGCTCTCTGTTGATTATGGCAAGAAGTCCAAGCTGGAATTCTCCATCTACCCAGCCCCACAAGTCTCCACTGCTGTGGTAGAGCCCTACAACTCTATTCTCACCACCCACACTACACTGGAGCACTCGGACTGTGCTTTCATGGTGGACAACGAGGCCATCTATGACATCTGCCGCCGCAACCTGGACATCGAGCGCCCAACCTACACCAACTTGAACAGACTCATCAGTCAGATTGTCTCATCCATCACGGCATCACTACGGTTTGATGGAGCCCTGAACGTGGATCTGACCGAGTTCCAGACCAACCTGGTGCCCTACCCTCGCATTCACTTCCCCCTGGCCACCTATGCCCCTGTCATCTCTGCAGAGAAGGCTTATCATGAGCAGCTGTCGGTAGCTGAAATCACCAACTCGTGCTTCGAGCCGGCTAACCAGATGGTGAAGTGTGACCCTCGCCATGGCAAGTACATGGCCTGCTGCCTGCTGTACCGCGGGGACGTGGTGCCCAAGGACGTCAACGCCGCCATCGCCACCATCAAGACCAAACGCAGCATCCAGTTTGTGGACTGGTGCCCCACGGGCTTCAAGGTGGGCATCAACTACCAGCCCCCCACGGTGGTGCCGGGGGGAGACCTGGCCAAGGTGCAGCGCGCCGTCTGCATGCTCAGCAACACCACGGCCATCGCCGAGGCCTGGGCTCGCCTGGACCACAAGTTTGACCTGATGTACGCCAAGCGCGCCTTCGTGCACTGGTACGTGGGTGAGGGCATGGAGGAAGGGGAGTTCTCCGAGGCACGGGAAGACATGGCCGCTCTGGAGAAGGATTATGAGGAAGTGGGCCTGGACTCCTACGAGGATGAAGAAGAGGGTGAGGAGTAG